The Salvia miltiorrhiza cultivar Shanhuang (shh) chromosome 1, IMPLAD_Smil_shh, whole genome shotgun sequence genome has a window encoding:
- the LOC131023856 gene encoding pentatricopeptide repeat-containing protein At2g36730-like: MISRQFQRLLEVSKSSVQTLQILHCTLLKTSLDHDEYFFSQLMLSAASASLRHARRLFDASPIAPPPLFAWNMLIKAYSRSSISSAPTEAVTLFAELLRTPGAGRPNHFTFPFVIKACGRGSMLGAGGSVHALTVKAGFGSDPHVGNTLLTMYAGCGLVEFARMVFDEMPERNVVSWSSLIAAYVDCNLESEALRAFNDMTMTNEKPNSVTFVSLLSACTNLLKIRQGRSIHSYIVINGMELNAELGTALLSMYAKSGHISEALHVFNSISQKNLQSWTVMVSCLASNGLGEEAVSLFARMEQEAGLTPDSVSFTSVLSACSHGGIVSKGKELFKKMVNVYKIKPTMEHYGCMVDLLGRSGEIEEAYRVIMSMPMEPNSVILRSYLSACNVHHCAHGLDGHLVERLIELSPDVGANYVLASSVSLGVGCRVKGYDDARNEMKIKGVEKVPGYSWVQAPPLAG, from the exons ATGATTTCCCGCCAGTTTCAAAGGCTCTTGGAAGTCTCGAAAAGCTCGGTGCAAACCCTCCAAATCCTCCATTGCACACTCCTCAAAACCTCTCTCGACCATGATGAATACTTCTTCTCCCAGCTCATGCTCTCCGCTGCCTCCGCCTCCCTCCGCCACGCGCGGCGCCTCTTCGACGCCTCCCCCAtcgcgccgccgcctctcttcGCGTGGAACATGCTGATCAAGGCCTACTCCAGGAGCTCCATCTCCTCCGCCCCGACAGAGGCCGTGACCCTCTTTGCGGAATTACTTCGAACGCCTGGTGCTGGCAGACCTAATCATTTCACGTTCCCTTTTGTCATCAAGGCCTGCGGGCGGGGCTCGATGCTCGGAGCTGGTGGGTCGGTGCACGCCCTCACTGTGAAGGCGGGATTCGGTTCGGATCCACATGTGGGGAATACCCTCTTGACGATGTATGCTGGGTGCGGCTTGGTTGAGTTTGCGAGGATGGTATTCGATGAAATGCCGGAAAGAAATGTGGTATCTTGGAGTTCCTTGATTGCCGCTTATGTTGATTG TAACCTTGAATCGGAGGCGTTGAGAGCATTCAACGACATGACCATGACAAACGAGAAGCCAAACTCAGTCACATTCGTCAGCCTTCTCTCTGCTTGCACCAACCTCCTCAAAATCAGGCAAGGAAGATCCATCCATTCATACATTGTCATCAATGGTATGGAGTTGAACGCCGAGTTGGGAACGGCCCTTCTGAGTATGTATGCAAAATCAGGTCATATATCCGAAGCCCTCCACGTATTCAACTCCATCAGCCAAAAAAATCTGCAGTCTTGGACAGTAATGGTCTCTTGTCTTGCAAGCAATGGCCTGGGAGAAGAAGCTGTGTCTTTGTTTGCCCGAATGGAACAAGAAGCCGGCTTGACACCAGACAGCGTGTCATTCACATCTGTGCTCTCTGCTTGCAGCCATGGAGGAATTGTAAGCAAGGGGAAGgagcttttcaagaaaatgGTGAATGTGTACAAAATCAAGCCTACTATGGAGCACTATGGCTGCATGGTCGACTTACTTGGACGCAGTGGAGAGATTGAAGAGGCTTACCGGGTTATCATGAGCATGCCAATGGAGCCCAACTCTGTTATCTTGAGGAGTTACCTAAGTGCTTGTAATGTACACCATTGTGCTCATGGTTTAGACGGGCATTTGGTGGAGCGTTTGATCGAGCTCAGCCCCGACGTTGGAGCTAATTATGTGCTTGCTTCTTCAGTGTCGTTGGGAGTCGGATGCAGGGTGAAAGGGTATGATGATGCGAGAAATGAGATGAAGATAAAAGGTGTGGAAAAAGTCCCTGGTTATAGTTGGGTGCAGGCTCCTCCTCTTGCTGGTTGA
- the LOC131023819 gene encoding E3 ubiquitin-protein ligase SINAT2-like, which translates to MLPGGTYESIIEGRSADNDVAPEIIEYRASPHRKISPFNGAKRGITSNTAVHELLECPVCMNVMYPPIHQCPNGHTLCSKCQSKVRCCPICRHELGNIRCLALERVAESLELPCKFQILGCQDIFPYHGRLRHEQNCRFRPYKCPYAGADCPISGSIPFLVDHLKRDHNVDMHDGCTFNHRYVKSNPQDVENATWMLTVFNCYGYQFCLHFEAFNLGMAPVYMAFIRFMGDDHDARKFSYSLEVGGNGRKMTWQGVPRSIRDGHTKVRDSMDGLIIQRSMALFFSGGNRQELKLKVAGRIWKEEA; encoded by the exons ATGCTTCCTGGTGGCACATATGAGAGCATTATTGAGGGCCGAAGTGCTGATAACGATGTTGCTCCCGAGATTATTGAATATAGAGCCTCTCCTCATAGGAAGATCTCACCTTTTAATGGTGCAAAACGTGGCATAACATCAAATACTGCTGTGCACGAGCTACTTGAATGCCCTGTTTGTATGAATGTAATGTACCCCCCAATTCACCAG TGTCCAAATGGTCATACTTTATGCTCGAAGTGCCAGTCGAAGGTGCGGTGTTGCCCAATTTGTCGTCATGAGCTTGGGAATATTAGATGCTTAGCGTTGGAACGAGTTGCGGAATCACTTGAATTGCCATGCAAGTTCCAGATTCTCGGCTGTCAGGATATTTTCCCTTATCATGGCAGATTGAGGCACGAACAGAATTGTAGGTTTCGTCCCTACAAGTGCCCGTATGCTGGAGCAGACTGCCCCATCAGCGGTAGCATCCCATTCCTCGTGGACCATCTCAAGAGAGACCACAACGTTGATATGCACGACGGCTGTACGTTCAACCACAGATACGTGAAATCCAACCCACAAGACGTCGAAAACGCTACCTGGATGCTGACT GTTTTCAACTGCTACGGCTACCAGTTCTGCTTGCACTTCGAGGCCTTCAATCTAGGGATGGCGCCTGTGTACATGGCGTTCATTCGCTTCATGGGCGATGATCACGATGCCCGGAAGTTCAGCTACAGCCTGGAGGTTGGAGGAAACGGCAGGAAGATGACGTGGCAAGGGGTCCCCAGGAGCATCCGCGATGGTCACACAAAAGTCCGTGACAGCATGGACGGGCTGATCATCCAACGGAGCATGGCGCTCTTTTTCTCCGGTGGTAACAGGCAGGAGCTGAAGCTGAAGGTGGCGGGGCGGATATGGAAAGAAGAAGCATAG
- the LOC131023850 gene encoding DNA (cytosine-5)-methyltransferase CMT3, translating into MANKRKSESATKDPAAATAEGSRRSKKPASAESTGAVDEETRIPTVIDDGSEDAGEALFLGEPVAGEEARKRWPHRYQKDNQSTEIVQAKCHFLQAKVDGLVYCLEDDAHVKAEEGKESYICKIVELFQAVDGTQNFSAQWYYRADDTVIKTCSNLIDNRQVFFSEVKDDNPLDCLVKKLRIVLLPLKVEDQVKEKLRSTHDYYYDKMYLLPYTSFVNLSSESTTNSNESGSTISSDADGNSVTHVFSELEGPSGEKSLLDMYSGCGAMSTGLCLGANSNGVKLVTKWAVDLNPYACESLKLNHPETQVRNEKADDFFHLLVEWEKLCTSYLSSENKGTSSEHVKEEVEDDSEEDENGDEDDSEVFEVEEILEVCYGDPNEKESPELHFKIRWKGYGPEHDTWEPLDSLSSCPQKLKEFVLRGYKSRILPLPGAVDVVCGGPPCQGISGFNRFRNKEAPLDDPKNKQLVVFMDIVSHLRPKFVLMENVVDLVKFAGGFLGRYAMGSLVGMGYQARMGMMAAGAYGLPQFRMRVFVWGALSTEKLPSYPLPTHNVVVRGVTPLEFEANTVAYEEGCKLDLKKALVLGDAISDLPHVENDEGRDEIPYGSEPQTEFQRFIRQRRDEMPGYLNVKSEVFEHLLCDHRPLQLNQDDYERVCQIPKKKGANFRDLPGVRVRPDNKVEWDPDVPRQKVSSGKPLVPDYAMTFVNGSSSKPFGRLWWDETVPTVVTRAEPHNQAILHPSQDRVLSIRENARLQGFPDYYKLVGPIKERYIQVGNAVAVPVARALGFSLARSLRGLSHNEPVFTLPEDYPMMRDVASPTIDMI; encoded by the exons ATGGCGAATAAGAGGAAGTCCGAATCGGCGACGAAGGATCCGGCCGCAGCCACGGCGGAAGGAAGCCGGCGGTCCAAGAAGCCAGCCTCTGCTGAATCAACTGGGGCGGTGGACGAGGAGACAAGGATTCCAACTGTCATAGACGACGGGAGCGAGGATGCAGGTGAGGCCCTGTTTTTAGGTGAACCGGTCGCCGGCGAGGAAGCTCGGAAACGGTGGCCGCATCGATATCAGAAAGATAATCAGTCAACG GAAATCGTCCAAGCGAAATGCCATTTTCTTCAAGCGAAGGTTGATGGACTGGTTTATTGCTTGGAAGATGATGCCCATGTCAAG GCTGAGGAAGGGAAGGAAAGTTATATTTGCAAGATTGTAGAATTGTTCCAAGCTGTTGATGGGACACAAAATTTTTCAGCTCAGTGGTATTATAGAGCAGATGATACG GTTATTAAAACATGTTCTAATCTTATAGATAACAGACAAGTATTCTTTTCTGAAGTCAAGGATGATAATCCACTTGACTGCCTTGTAAAAAAGCTTCGAATTGTGCTTTTACCTTTGAAG GTTGAAGATCAGGTAAAGGAAAAGCTTAGATCAACACATGACTATTACTATGACAAGATGTACTTGCTTCCATATACTTCTTTTGTAAACTTGTCATCAG AGAGTACTACAAACAGCAATGAATCTGGTTCTACCATCTCTAGTGATGCTGATGGCAATTCAGTTACACATGTATTTTCTGAGCTTGAAGGGCCAAGTGGTGAAAAAAGTCTATTGGACATGTACTCTGGATGTGGTGCAATGTCGACTGGGCTATGCCTTGGTGCTAACAGTAATGGGGTTAAACTTGTTACG AAATGGGCTGTTGATCTCAACCCATATGCTTGTGAAAGCCTGAAACTAAACCATCCAGAAACACAG GTAAGAAATGAAAAAGCAGATGATTTTTTCCACCTGCTTGTGGAGTGGGAGAAGCTTTGCACTTCCTACTTGTCCTCAGAAAACAAAGGCACATCCAGTGAGCATGTCAAGGAAGAAGTTGAAGATGATAGTGAGGAAGATGAAAATGGCGACGAAGATGACTCTGAAGTGTTCGAAGTTGAAGAGATCTTGGAGGTTTGTTATGGAGACCCCAATGAAAAAGAATCTCCCGAACTACATTTCAAG ATACGGTGGAAGGGTTATGGTCCCGAGCATGATACATGGGAGCCCTTGGATAGTCTAAG TTCTTGCCCACAAAAGCTGAAGGAATTTGTCTTAAGAGGCTACAAGTCTAGAATTTTGCCGTTGCCT GGAGCTGTTGATGTTGTATGTGGGGGCCCACCTTGTCAAGGCATAAGTGGTTTTAATAGGTTTAGGAACAAGGAAGCGCCACTTGATGATCCGAAAAATAAACAACTTGTTGTGTTCATGGATATTGTGTCCCATCTTAGGCCAAAGTTTGTGTTGATGGAGAACGTGGTTGACCTTGTGAAGTTTGCAGGCGGTTTTCTTGGTAGATATGCAATGGGCAGCCTTGTTGGGATGGGTTATCAAGCAAGAATGGGAATGATGGCAGCCGGTGCATATGGTCTGCCTCAGTTTCGCATGCGTGTTTTTGTGTGGGGTGCCCTTTCCACAGAG AAGTTACCCTCATACCCGTTGCCAACCCATAATGTTGTTGTCAGAGGAGTTACTCCACTTGAATTTGAG GCCAATACTGTTGCATATGAAGAAGGGTGTAAATTGGATCTAAAGAAGGCATTGGTTCTTGGTGATGCTATCTCTGACCTCCCTCAT GTCGAGAATGATGAGGGGCGTGATGAAATACCTTATGGCTCTGAGCCTCAAACTGAATTCCAGCGCTTCATTAGGCAAAGAAGGGATG AAATGCCTGGTTACTTGAATGTCAAATCTGAAGTGTTTGAACACCTGTTGTGTGATCATCGTCCCCTTCAGCTAAATCAGGATGACTACGAACGTGTTTGTCAAATACCTAAAAAGAAG GGTGCAAACTTCAGGGATTTGCCAGGTGTTAGAGTTCGTCCAGACAACAAAGTTGAATGGGATCCTGATGTGCCAAGACAAAAAGTTTCTTCCGGGAAACCTTTG GTCCCAGATTACGCTATGACTTTTGTTAATGGAAGCTCCAGCAA GCCGTTTGGACGTTTGTGGTGGGATGAAACAGTTCCTACTGTCGTCACTCGAGCAGAGCCTCATAATCAG GCAATCTTGCATCCTAGTCAAGATAGAGTTCTCTCAATCCGTGAAAATGCCCGACTGCAAGGCTTTCCTGATTACTACAAACTTGTTGGCCCTATAAAGGAGAG ATACATACAAGTGGGGAATGCGGTGGCTGTGCCAGTTGCACGGGCATTGGGGTTCTCTCTAGCTCGGTCATTGAGGGGGCTGTCACATAATGAACCAGTGTTCACCTTGCCTGAAGATTATCCCATGATGAGAGATGTAGCTTCACCTACTATTGACATGATATGA